The Thermogemmatispora onikobensis DNA segment TCTTTGGGCCTCCTCTCGTCTATCTGACAGGAGCTTTTTTCTGGAGAGGAAGACGAGCTATTTTCAAGGAGGCGCAAAGCAGCACATGACGGATGAGATCAAACAGCGAAAGCTCGAACATATTACCGTGGCATTGGAGGAAGGGATCGCTGTGAGCCAGCGAGCTGGCTGGGGCGATATTCACCTGGTTCATCAGGCACTACCCGAGGTAGATCTGGAGGAGATCGACACGACGGTCACTTTCCTGGGGCGACGCCTGGCCTGCCCGGTGGTCATTTCCGCTCTCACCGGCGGTCACCCGGAGGCCGAGACCATCAATCGCCATCTGGCACGGGCCGCGGAGCGTTACGGGTTGGCGCTTGGAGTGGGCAGTCAGCGGGCCGCCCTGGTCAATCCTGAGCTGGTTCCAACCTACGCCGTTGTCCGCGAGGAGGCGCCCCATGCCTTTATCATTGCCAACATCGGCGCGCCGCAGCTGATTGAGCAGCGGCGCCATCCTGCCTTCACGCGCACCCAGGTCGAGGCGGCCATCGCCATGATTCAGGCTGATGCCCTGGCGGTGCATATGAACGCCCTCCAGGAGGCGACCCAGGTCGAAGGCGACCGGCGTATGCGTGGCGTGGCCGTGGCTCTGCAACGGTTGACGGCGGAGATCACGGTGCCGGTGATCGCCAAGGAAACGGGGGCCGGCATCTGCCGCGAGCAGGCTCTGCTGCTGCGCGCCTGCGGCGTGGCCGCTATCGATGTGGGCGGCGCCGGCGGCAGCAGTATGTCGGCGCTGGAGGCCGCACGGGCCCGCGCCCACGGGGAGACGCAGGCGCAACAGATCGGGCAGCTCTACCGCGACTGGGGTATTCCGACGCCCATCGCCCTGGTGGAAGCAGGAACAGCAGGTCTGCCGCTGGTTGCCACAGGCGGCGTGCGCAGCGGGCTGGATGTGGCACGCGCCGTGGCGTTGGGCGCGACACTGGTCGGCATGGGCTTCCCCTTCCTGAAGGCGGCCAGCGAGAGCTACGAGCACGTCTGCGAGCTGCTGGAGCAAACGCTGACGGAGCTGAAAATCGCCATGCAGCTCAGTGGAGCGGCCAATCTGGCAGCCCTGCGCCAGGCGGACGTAGTCGTCTCTGGCGAGACGCGGGCCTGGCTCAGCTTGCGTGGCTTTGAGGAGGAGCTGCGGGCTTTGGCCAATCGCCGCGCCAGAGCCACCGCCTACAGCATCGCTGTGACCGAGACTCAGACAAGGGAGCGCCAGCAGGTCGACGGCTATCGCTAAGCGAGCAAACCAGACCCCAGTGGTCCCTCTCTTGCGCCTCACTCACTGGGCACGTCGCTGGCTCAGCCGCTCTTCCAAACGCTGCCAGTCCTGGAGGGTGTTGACGTTGAGAAAGGAGCGCAGGTCGGGATCAAGGGGCCGTAGCTCTTCCTCGCTAAGCCAGCGCACGGGGACGACAGCGAGCAGACTACGCGGATTGCGCTGGCCGCGGGCCAGCAGGGCGGCGATGGTGCTCACCAGGAAGCGAGGATAGCGGGCCAGCAGGACCTGCGGACGCTGCTCAATCAGGGGAATATAGAGCCGTTGGTCGTGAGCAGGCAGAGCGAGCAGCCAGGCCAGGAGCTGAGAGCGAAGCAGAGGCAGGTCGACGGCCAGCGCCACGGCCTGCGGAGCTTGCATAGCGAGCAGGCCGCTATAGAGACCCATCAGGGGACCTTGATCGGGAACGAGATCGACAACCAGGCGGACCGCCGGGGGAAGATAGTCGGCATAGCGCGCGGCGGTGCACTGATCACGCACGACGACCAGCACTTCCGGCGTGAGCGTCAGAGCCAGTTGGGCCAGACGCCCAAGAAAGGTCTGGTCTTTCGCCTCAGCCACTGGCAGCGGCAGCAGGGCCTTATCATACCCCATGCGCTGACTGCGTCCGCCAGCCAGAATCAGGCAGGCTGCGGCTGGACGGCTGGGCGCGGCGACTCGTTGGCGCTCGGCTGGGCACAGGTTCTTTGTCATAGGACGTGGGCACATGCCATCTCGGGTCGGGTTGCTGCAGTGTGGTCCAGACTCACAGCTCGGTCAGCAAAAAAAGCCTCCCTCAAGCCCGCGCTCAATCGTGGCGAGAGCACGAGGGCAGGCCCGATGTGATGGCTTTCTTTACGCTGGCGAGCAAACTAACTCACAAGCAAGTGAGCAGGCGAAGGAAAAAGACGCTGTTGGCTGAAACAGCGCTCAGCGAGAGGCCGCCCGTGCCTTGGCCTTGCGGCGGCTGCTCTTCGGAATGTACTGCTGGCGCTGCCGATAGGCTACAAAGCTCGCCTGCTCTTGGGGGAACTTGCGCACCAGATAGACCAGCCACCAGATCGCCCAGCCAACCAGCCACAGCAGCCAGAGATAGCGCCAGAGACGCCAGGCAAAGAAGTACTGATCCAGATAAGCACGGGCAAAGATCAGCGGATAGCCAACCAGGCAGATGGCCGCGAACCAGCTCAAATAGCGGTCCAGCATGTACTTGATCACGGCCTGGTTCTTGAAGAAGCGCTTACGGCCCTCGACCGCATAGTAGAAGCAGATCAGCAGCCCGGCGGTACAGAAAATGAGCCAGGGCACATAGAAATGGAAGGCTTCGGGGCCTCCCAGGCCAGCGTTCTGTCCTGCCGTCCAGGGGTCAGAGAAGAGCCAGCTAATCAGGTTAAAATTCATCGTGCTCCCTTCTGCTCCGAGCGAATGAGTTCGCTGCGCTGCGCAGATATCAGCAGATATCAGAGGACATGATACCATGCTCGGGCTAAGGAGTCTAGAGGTTCTGGCCGGCTCTCCCCTCCCGGCCTTTGTCCGCCATCTGGCTGCCTGCCCTGGCCGGTCTGAGCGACTGGCTCCTTCCTGCCAGCGCCCAGGCTGGCAAGCGGCGATCGTCCGGGGCCGAGGCGACTGGCGGCACTTGTCTCTGATATAATGAAGAGCAAGCGGTCTCAGCACGCGCTTCTCCGCTAGCCTAACCTGACAACGTCAAGGAGTCCCCTTATGTCCCGGACGCGACGCATCGTGATCATGGCCGAGGGCCATTTCGAGTGGCACTATGGCAAGACGGCC contains these protein-coding regions:
- the fni gene encoding type 2 isopentenyl-diphosphate Delta-isomerase is translated as MTDEIKQRKLEHITVALEEGIAVSQRAGWGDIHLVHQALPEVDLEEIDTTVTFLGRRLACPVVISALTGGHPEAETINRHLARAAERYGLALGVGSQRAALVNPELVPTYAVVREEAPHAFIIANIGAPQLIEQRRHPAFTRTQVEAAIAMIQADALAVHMNALQEATQVEGDRRMRGVAVALQRLTAEITVPVIAKETGAGICREQALLLRACGVAAIDVGGAGGSSMSALEAARARAHGETQAQQIGQLYRDWGIPTPIALVEAGTAGLPLVATGGVRSGLDVARAVALGATLVGMGFPFLKAASESYEHVCELLEQTLTELKIAMQLSGAANLAALRQADVVVSGETRAWLSLRGFEEELRALANRRARATAYSIAVTETQTRERQQVDGYR
- a CDS encoding molybdenum cofactor guanylyltransferase, encoding MTKNLCPAERQRVAAPSRPAAACLILAGGRSQRMGYDKALLPLPVAEAKDQTFLGRLAQLALTLTPEVLVVVRDQCTAARYADYLPPAVRLVVDLVPDQGPLMGLYSGLLAMQAPQAVALAVDLPLLRSQLLAWLLALPAHDQRLYIPLIEQRPQVLLARYPRFLVSTIAALLARGQRNPRSLLAVVPVRWLSEEELRPLDPDLRSFLNVNTLQDWQRLEERLSQRRAQ